The sequence CGGAAGGACTGCAGTTTTTTACACCGGGGCCAAAGCACCATCTCGAATTGAGTGAGGAGCTTCGTTTCCACAAAAGTAGTGCTCTGCTGCCACGCGGTGGCATCCGTAGGCAGTTGGAAGCCTTCAATGACTCGGTCCCTGTGCTGCGCAAAGAGCTCGGGAACACATTGAGTCGAGCCGGGTGCAGGAGACCCTTCATTGTGGCCAACCAACGTGGCCGTTGCGTTTGAAAGGGGCGTCATCTCGCTGACCTTTGATCTCTCCGACAGATCGCCCTGGAGTCGGTATGCGTGATTGACGAAGGCGAGACCGTGCTGGTGGAGGGTCTCCGCGTCGCCCCCCAGGAAAGGGGCAAGGGCGTGGCGGGAGTCCTGCTGCGCTTTTGCTGCGAGCTGGTCAAGTCCAAATACCCCGAGGTGAAAGTCAGCCGCCTGACCCGCGACGATCAACTGGGGCCCAAGGACTTCCAGAAGTACCGCATCATAACCAAGCAGGTACGGCGGCCGCCGACCCGAACGACGCGGGGAGGATGTCGGAGGTGAGCGCGATTTTTCCTCTCCGCAGGGCATCCTGCTGGTGCGTTTCCGAGCGGAGGACCTCAAGTGCCGGCTTTCGGACCTCGGCGGAGGAGAAACCCAGTCGCCAAAGGCTCCTCCGATACGGCTGGACCGGGCCGCCGCCCGTCGGCTCTTTCTGGCAAACGACTCGATGCGTGGGGTGCTCCCGAACGCCACCATCATTCAAGATTGGCAGCCTTTCAAGCCCGTGCCCGGTAACATGGCCATCTTGATGAAGAAGGACATCGACTGGATGGTGGACGACGCATCCGAGCCGAGCGTCGGAAGCCTGTGTACTTTCCCCTTTCGGGTCCCCATCGGAGAAGACTGGTACGGCGGTCTGTCAGAGCGGCGCCCTTTCGACCGACTGACTACTGTCTTGTTTCCCACCAGGTACTACCTGAACATCGACATGTTTGGCAAAGACCTGGATCTGGTCCGCCAGCAGTTCCTGAGCCACCTGCAGCGCCACACGGCCACCTTGAAGGGCCACGTCATGTGCCAGATGTTCCTGGACCCGCCCTTGTGGCAGCCCATGGCCAATTTTTGCCGCGACGCTCTGAGCGTGGAGCTGGTGAAGGAGTACACGGAGCAATGCGTGGTGGAGTCCGACGTCATGTAGCCCAAAAGGTCAAGGGAAGGGACGCGGCGTCGAGGGAAAGGAAAATCACAGAGACTAACGCGACTAGATAAGCGCCACAGGTCTCCGCTAATAGTTAGAAGGAGCAGTATTTGCTGGGGTTTTCTTTCCCATTACAAGCGgatgacttttgtttttagtttttgccgTATTTCAAGACGCAGTCCAGTGGAACCCCGCGTTCCGGTCGAGTCCCGCATCGGCGGAGGCCATCTCCTCTCGAAATCTTCGGCTTAAGAGTACGCGCACAACTTTGACGGCACTTTAAATTCACTTTTGAGAGAACCGCGGCAACGGCTACGATCAAACTGACAACCGCTATCTGCTGCCTGACTGCTCTTTAGACACACACCAGTACGTTACTAATTGCCGATTTCAGAcgtgtttttctttgtagacGGGCAAACGGAAAGCTTGGAAAAGGGATTGCGAGTAGGATCGTGGCTGATGTCAAATTTGGTTACCAATACGTCACGCGGGCAGTTTTGCGGAGCGCCCCGACAAGCAAAATGACGTTTGGATGCGGAAGAACGGAAACACCATCGATGGCATCGGTTGCTTGGCTGAATATTTCAAGTGCGACGCGGGGTGAAATCGCAGGACCTCGGCGGTCAGGAGgatggaaatattttcaatatttttctttgacCTCATGTCAGAAGGTGTAAATGGCCTTGAAGAGACTGGGCTGCTTTAGAATGGAAGGGAAGGGACAAAAACATGCGCAACTTTCACCGTCGAATGAAATCCCAACGCTAATCATTTGAAGGACTTACTCGACTCGGATGCTGGATCAGGGGctcacctgccccccccccccccgaggaccACGCGAGTAACCCCTGGGGCCTTCCGAGGGATTCTGTAGACATCAACACTTGTAGTAGTCGATCTGTTTGCAATCACTGTCGCTAAATTTTTGAGAAATCACGGCCGCAATCGGTGTGCTCACAGAGACGAACGCTAACAATTCGAACACAGAACAATGAAAAGTTCAATCAGTAACAAAGCAGCAGCTCTCAGTTTCTAAAAAAAGCTTGTCGACCCTTGAACCAGATCCGGTTTGGCCGATAGGAGTAAAACTCAGATGTAATACGACTGGAATGAACAAAGTCAAGCCAGGCCGGAAGCCCCCGGCACAAACGATGAGCTGGTCGGTCGGGACTGTGACTCGGGAGGGATTGGGAATTGGATTTGAGCCCTTATGCAAGCGCCGCTGGCCAACAGCCTCACGACGGGAGTCAGCAGAAGTGTCCGGGCGCATCCAAACACTGACGTGGCACGCTTTGGATGGCCATCCGGCACCTTTGCTCAGTCCGACCATCGCACGCATGGaccctccctccctcgctctctctgCACGTTTAACCGAGCTATTGCGTCGCCGTGCACTTTAGTAGTGGCTGTGGCAATAAACTCGGAGTGGCGTCCTTACCTTCACTTCGTCATCCAGCGGCAGCGCACACGAGCCCTGAAGAAACTCATGCGCTGCGTTTTTGGAAGCGGACGTGGTTTAGAACACGGCGTTGGCTCTCGTGTGTTCTTTCGATGTGCCGACGGACGCGTGTCCGTTTCGGTCGTGAACAAAGCTTACCTCGCGGGTCCGTGTTTCCTCCGAAAGGTGACATCGGACTGCCGTAAAGCCACCAGCATCAACGCTGCTCCGGTTACTAACCCTCACCTCGGTTTGATAGTCGGGTATTTTTGATAGCCTCATTGACCTACAGTATATTTGGATCGTTCATGTTCAACGCCCCCGTCTTGAAATAAACCCCGTCTGATCCTTCCTGACTGgcctttcgttttttttttgttttccaaaccaTCACATCGACAAAGCTGTCGGTTTAAGCTTTGCCGACTCCTCTGCATCTCTGTGACCCGCGCAAACGCATCCTCAGACGGGAGGACGGCGACGGGTGCATTTGAGTCCGTGGCCGCAGACGACGACGACATCCACGTGACCTTGGCGGGGGAGAGTGAGCGCACCCTAGTGGACACGGGACTTGCGTCTGGCGCAGCGCAACAGAGACGGACGGTTCTTTCTCGTGTTGACTGCTGCTGCACGCGTCGGGTGGATTGCTGCAAGGGGGTCAGCCAGACCCCCCTGGCCACCCCGGGACCGGGTACAAGATAACTCACTGGTTCTGCTGCTCCCTCACGCTGGAACCTGCCGCCGGAGAGCAAGTGCTCACGTTCCTTCGTTGTCCCTGCTTTGACCGAGCCTTTCCAGCCCAGAGACCGGGCGTTTGCCTGGCTGCTGGCAAAGATGTGGGTGCACCAGTCAGAGTTCCAGGTGAGCTCCCGACCTGGTCAGGACTCACCTGGCGGCGCTTTTTCCAGGTCCCAGCCTCGAGACAAGACCCCAGCTGCTCATACTGGTTTGTAAGGTCACTCGAGCCAAAGATGAAACGTGCAACTGCAACTGGGACTAGACATGGGCCGAAACAGCGTTTGGGTTAACTTGAAGCTTTATTGGCAGTTTGCTCTGATATCGCTGCAGCTCCGGGGCCCCGCGACCCACTGGAGATCAACTGCAGCTCATCTCTCCAGAAGGCACCTTTCCGCCAACTGCTTACAAAGCAAGACGACGACAATGGATGATCCTTTTCTTGATGGTCTCCTCATTCTGGGTCACAAAGCTCTCACCTACTGCGAGATTTCGCTGATCGAGGAATCTCAGTTGGCAACGAA comes from Syngnathoides biaculeatus isolate LvHL_M chromosome 21, ASM1980259v1, whole genome shotgun sequence and encodes:
- the nat16 gene encoding histidine N-acetyltransferase isoform X2, whose translation is MKIDSSLSAPQLPESLSQAGLQFTVATEEDFDDIMAISQDIYGGLDYLPTRYSSWLQETNRTVVLARKQGKVIALESVCVIDEGETVLVEGLRVAPQERGKGVAGVLLRFCCELVKSKYPEVKVSRLTRDDQLGPKDFQKYRIITKQGILLVRFRAEDLKCRLSDLGGGETQSPKAPPIRLDRAAARRLFLANDSMRGVLPNATIIQDWQPFKPVPGNMAILMKKDIDWMVDDASEPSVGSLCTFPFRVPIGEDWYYLNIDMFGKDLDLVRQQFLSHLQRHTATLKGHVMCQMFLDPPLWQPMANFCRDALSVELVKEYTEQCVVESDVM
- the nat16 gene encoding histidine N-acetyltransferase isoform X1 — encoded protein: MKIDSSLSAPQLPESLSQAGLQFTVATEEDFDDIMAISQDIYGGLDYLPTRYSSWLQETNRTVVLARKQGKVIALESVCVIDEGETVLVEGLRVAPQERGKGVAGVLLRFCCELVKSKYPEVKVSRLTRDDQLGPKDFQKYRIITKQGILLVRFRAEDLKCRLSDLGGGETQSPKAPPIRLDRAAARRLFLANDSMRGVLPNATIIQDWQPFKPVPGNMAILMKKDIDWMVDDASEPSVGSLCTFPFRVPIGEDWYGGLSERRPFDRLTTVLFPTRYYLNIDMFGKDLDLVRQQFLSHLQRHTATLKGHVMCQMFLDPPLWQPMANFCRDALSVELVKEYTEQCVVESDVM